The following DNA comes from Osmerus eperlanus chromosome 5, fOsmEpe2.1, whole genome shotgun sequence.
CTTCTATCTTATTCTATGCTCTATGCTGTTGGTAAATAAACATTTGACTGACCTAGTCTAGTTTTAAGGCATGACAGAGTTTACGGGGGATGTGAGTCTCATTAAAACTTCCTCGCTGAAATTGCGCCTCTTGCAAACAACATTACCGGATCCCAAATATGGAAGTCCGTGAGTCCTCTGCCATACGTTTGGTATACTCCAACCAGGATTTTGTGGATGATGTTTGTCGGCCGAATATACTTGATGACAAAAAGGCCATCCCGTCGTCTTTTGACACAATGTTGAAAGCTGCCTGGTCCGACAGAATGCGAAAAGGGGTTTTTCGTTATCACCTAGGTGACTTGCAGACACGGATTCTACCTGGCCCGTCTAGGTATGTCGCCCAACTGAATGTTAAACGAGGAATAGAGAGAAGAAAGCCCGAGGAAATATTGAATATTAAGCAAAACTATAACCCTGAGCAGTTCAACTTCAACAAAATAAAACCAGAAGAAGTCATATTTGAGATGACTCATCACGAGCAATTCAATGAGAGTGAATTGGGTAGAATAATGGTTATCGTTAATGTTAGCCCCTTGGAGTTTGGACATTGCTTATTTATTCCTGAGCCCAGCAGCTGCTTTCCACAGGTTTTGACGCCTTCAGCCATTCGGACTGGGATTGAGGCCTTGCTTCTGAGCTCTGATCCCGGTTTTCGGGTCGGATTCAACAGTCTTGGTGCATTTGCTTCCGTCAACCATCTACACCTCCACGGTTATTATTTGGACCACGAGCTTCAGGTCGAATGTGCCTCAGTCCGGCCTTTAATTCCTGAAAAGGGATTATATTGCTTAGCACATTTTCCTGTTGGATTTTTATTCTACACGGAAATAGATCACCTGGATAATGTTGTACGTGCTATTAGTCAGGTCACTGACTACTTGTTGGAGGGGAACCAGGCCCACAACTTGTTCTTCACCCGAGGATGCCCACCGGGGGACACCCACGTGGGTTCACGGCGCGGCGTGCGCATTGTTGTGTGGCCCAGGATATCCTGCTTTGGTGCTAAAGAAGAATCTGCCTTCAACGTGGCTCTTTGTGAGCTGGCAGGACATTTgccatttaaaaacaaacaagatTATGACAGTAGCACAGAGGACGAAGTAAAGTCTATCATTCAGAAGTATCTCATTCCTCACGAAGAATTTCTTCAGTTGGAAAAACAACTAATCGCCCATTTGCGGATGGATTTATGCCCTTGATTTATGCAGTGTCTTGTAACAATGTAAAGCCTGTAGAAGCCTGAATTATCTAGGcctatataggcctatattatCTACACAGATGTACCACTGTATAGATTAACTTAACACGTATTGAAACGTATTGAATTTGTGGATGACTTAACTTTaaatatgaaataaaatatttatttgtaaTAACAGTACATATATGTCTATTATTCTAAATTGCCATCGAATATAATGCCAATCCAGTAGCATTTATTTCGAATGCAAGAAAATAACTTCTTTGGAATGTGTCGCCAAGGTAACGATTGTTCAGTGGTAGCAGCTTCAAGATGTCACACGGGCATATCTGCAAGAGGGAGGCCAAACAAATAAAATGTCGACTTTGTGTTAGGGAACTGCGAGATGAAAATTACAGTCTGTAATGCAAAACATTTGAATTTCATGTAGGGAATCAAATTCAAAGGAAATTCAAATGACTACTACTGAGAAAGACAGTGCTAAAGAGGTGAGACAACGTGGATGTAAACAGTACGACAATGACTGTGCAAAAAGTAACGTATTGGAGAGTGAAGAGCCCCCCCTATCTGACTTCAAAAGGAAAAGGAGGTCAAGGTATTATTACTACACTCGAGATGTCTTCTCTTTTTATTTTATCTATCAGAAAATTGGTTCTGTCGGTCTCCTAATTGTGGTTGTTATATTATCAGGCCACCTGGAATAAATctcataaactgcaaatatgAGTGTGGTAAGATTTTGCTTTAGGCTACTGTCAGTTTGTCTTATTTGTCATCGGGGATACAGAACAACAGTTGATTTTAGTGCATTATCATTAATACACATTCACAACACAATGAGCAGGCGTGTcacttgtgatgtgtgtgtgtgaccagtgaGGCGAGCAGCCCTGGAGGTTGGTCTACGGGAGGTTGGGGAGATGGAGGACTGGGTCATCTACTGGACTGACTGTTCTGTCTCTTTGGACCGTATTATGGACATTAAGCGGTACCAGGTGGGGGCAGTCATtacaatgtttgtttttttccttcttttttttttacctattAAAATAATTGGTGTTTGTCACATATCACAATGCACATTACGTCAATGAAATGGGGTGTCATGGTTTTACAACTTGGTCACCATGCCCCTCCAAAAACAAAGaatcatggagagagaggatttaTTAGAAATCCTACACCTATAATGGCTTAACCCCCTCAAGCCTATCTTATTGGTTCATAATTTTATAACTTTTGTCGAGTGCCTCCAGAAACATAAGAAATAAAAAGAAAGTGATTACAACCTTGTGTGTATTTGCTGTCATGGCATATATAGAAAATCAACCACTTTCCTGGGATGAATGAGATCTGTCGGAAGGATCTGCTGGCCAGGAACATGAACAAAATGCTCCGTCTCTTCCCAAAAGAGTACCACATCTTCCCTAAGACCTGGTGCTTGCCTGCAGAGTAAGAGCTCAAACTCTTGACTGGCAACATCCAcacataaaaatacatttaaaaatactTTTATTAGGAATGGATGTTCATAGAGTTGAATGACATCACCCACATCTGTTTCAGTTATGTTGACTTCCAAGGTTACTGTCGGATGTGGAAACACAAAACCTTCATCTGCAAACCTGACAACAGTTGCCAGGGTAAAGGGATCTACATCACCCGTCAGCCCCGTGACATTGACCCTGAGGAGCACATCATCTGCCAGAgctacatctccaaggtaaCCACACCAGGGCAACTATAGCAGAGCAAACATTGCCTGCCTGTTCACCCATGACCTGGAGCCCTGCAGGGTTGCCACTCAGTCGAGTGAAGGAAATTACACAAAGTTGTGAAAGTATCTCAAGTTTGCTCTGTACTCATCGTTAATGATTGATTTTGATTCTATATTGTTATCTACCTGTCACAGCCATTCATTATCGATGGCTTTAAGTTTGACCTTAGACTTTATGTGCTGGTGACATCATGTGACCCCCTGAGGATATTCCTTTACAATGAGGGTCTGATGCGCTTTGCTACATCGAAATACAAGCTCCCTCACAGCAACAACCTGGTAAAAAGCACCGTCTAATCATGCACATCATCCAGCGACCTTTAATAAACTTTCAGCTTCACAATGCAGAAATGTTACGCTTGGTTTTCCGGTATGTGCTTCTGTCTATAGGATGACATCTGCATGCATCTCACCAACTATGCGATCAACAAGCACAACAACAATTTTGACCGTGACGTTGAATCTGGCAGTAAAAGGTAGTCTAATATCAGATATATAACTATACAATAAAGTAGACTCACCGTCTGGTTCACTGATATTAGCCCCCTTAAAAATGGTATTTTAAATACCTTCTTTCTAATAGGTCAAACATTTGGTGCTCTAAACACCTGTTAATCAATCTATTCTGCTTCTCAGGAAACTGTCATCCTTCAGGTCATGGTTGTCCCAACACACATATGACCCCATGGTGGTGTGGAGCGACATGGAGGAAGTGATCATCAAGACCCTAATCACAGCCCAGCCCACCTTGAAGCAGAACTACCGCATAGGCTTCCCCAGCCAGGTGGGCCCCAGCTCCTGCTTTGAGATCCTGGGCTTTGACATCTTACTGGACTTCAAGCTCAAGCCCTGGCTTCTGGAGGTGGGTGAAATAGAAGTCAGAGGACACACCAGACAAATAGCTCTGATGTAGGATTATCTTCTTTCTATTTGCTGAGGTAAATCACACCTGCAGAGGTTATAACTCTGTGCTCTCTGCAGGTAAACCACTCTCCCAGCTTTGCCACTGACTCCCCCCTGGACTCGGAGGTGAAAGAGGCCCTGCTGACTGATGCCCTGACCCTGCTGAACCTGGGGGCGATTGACCGCAGGAGAGTCCTTGAGGAGGACAAGCGCATGGTCAAGGAACGCCTCCTGCAGAAACACCAGCCTTGCCACAAAACACGGTCAGCAATCATAGTGTGGAGTTGGATGTATTTGTATTATTAGACTGTTGTTCGTATTCCCCACGTTAATCTTTTTATTGGCCGAATTGTACCATCTTTTTTGGTCACGTTTTAGTTTTTGCCCAAAGAGGGCAGACTTTTACCATGTATTCAGCTGGATCTGGATCTGAAGTAGACTAAAACCTTGTTGAACGAGTCTTTCAGGGTGCACTTCCCTATCCTGACCACAGGAGGGAGCAGCTGCTGAGTAGCCAGGCGTGCTGGATGGCTGAACTGGAGAAGTATGAGCAGGAGCACTGCAGGGGCTTTCTCCGGATCTACCCCAGAGACGACTCCCAGAAATACGACAGGTTCCTCCAACAGTCCGGCCTGCTCTACCAGGAGAACGTGGCATCCAAAGCCAGGGAGGAATGCTCCAGGTAAGGGAACAGGCTCCATTCCAACACCCTGATAATGGGGCCTGCGGGTTCTGTGGGGAGGACAGAAGGCTGGAGGGTGTCATCTCTCCCTCACGCCTGTCCCTCTCAGAAAGATGCTTAGGGAGTTGCAAATGAAGGAGGAGCTGGCGGGTCGCACCCGGTTGCAAGGGAAACGCTGGAGTCGGGGCGAGGCCCGAGGTCTACAAGGGGAGtcgcagggggagaggagctgcAGCCAGATAGCAGAGAAGACCGATGTGGCCCTCAAAGACCCTGCAGGTGTAAGGAAAACATGTGGTTTTGTCCAGCTCAATCCAAGTCACGTTTGGGTATTACGATTTTGATCGAGACTCGTCCTGTGCGatttctgtggtgtgtgtatgaagggTGAGATGGAGAACTCGAGGCTTCCGGGTCAAatcgtggaggaggaggaagaagagcgtCTGAAGAGTTTGGAGCTGAGGGAGATCTTGCTGAGAAAGCTGGGGGTGGTGGACTTCATTTACAGCCTCCTCATTCCCACCCCTGGGCCCAAGAAGGTCTTCTTTCCACCCTGCCATCGACTGGTAGGCACCAGCAACAGCTCTACAGACTCTCAAGGCTGTCCTACAACATTTTCCATGAGGGTTTTCTGCAGTGTAATTATAGAGTTGTGTATTGTATTGCTTTGCGAGGCTTTGGTTCAGTTGCTCAGTCTAAAGAGCCCTCTCCTGTTTCCTCCTCAGGAGTATCGGTCAAGGAAGCAATTTCACCCAGTCCTACGAGTCATGGGCAAGCCCTCCGCAGCAAAAGTAGGCCACCTTCAGCCCTTATTAAGGTCCCCTTGCTGGAGCAAAGACCACAAGTACAGACAGCTATCTATGAGGGTCATCAAACTTGGCCTCCCAGCTCAGGTTGAGCAGGGcttctgcaaacgactctgtaAGACTGATCCCATTTAGTGGTGGTTGTTAGGTATAGATCGACTGAAGTTATTGTGTTCTAATGTATTTATTAGTATAATTAGTTACCATTCATATATATGGAGCCAGTTATTTCATTGATACTTTTTTGCTACAAGAACAGAAAGGGTAGATGTACAGTAATGTGTGGTAAATATGTGTTTTATTAAACATAGAATGTGGGTACAAACTTTGCTTCACTGCTATGTTTTCTCCTTCCAGCGGGCTTTACTGAAAACTGGCGGGACCCAGGATTCCtgactggggagaggggggagcacaGTGACTCCACTGAGGACAAGCAGGGCCACTGCCTTACCACCTCCCGCCCAACGGGCCCCCAGTGGAGGGTAGGTCAGTTGTCCACTCGCTCCACCCCTAGCATTGAGGAGACCACattaccccccctcacccctggcCAAGCAAAGTGGGTGAGGGGACTTCGGAAGTAACATTTCTACTAACTATTACTGGACTGTATTCTTGTTTTGAATTGGCTTGAAATGCTTGATGAATtcctcatgatattttcagcagAAGATCGATCTGGCCCAAAAAGTTTATACTTGATACTGTTTTGTTTTCTCCTAAGTTCCTGGAATTGCAATGTAAACTGTAATTCTAAAAGTGCTTGGTTTTCATACTTTCTACTACTCACATACAGGCAACATGATAGTGACATTACTTTAAGGCAAAAATCCTATACAGATATGGGAATGTTTACACACTGTTTATTTTGTGAAATCATCAACTTAGCAATAACACATTCAAACTTAACCAACATATTTATGATGAAATAGACATGAAAGATCGATTGACCAGAGATATTGTATCTTCACCCAATAATAAGTGTGATTCACATAGTGTCTCTTATACTCACACTTATGTACTCACAACAACATTGGTACCAAATGTCAGAGAAGGCAAGACACTGCTTATAGATATATATTTCATCCCTGTCGCAACTCcagggtgtgtgcttgtgaccaTGCCTGGATTCTGTAATCTACCTCCATGATGGTTGACAGAGTAAAACCTGTCATGCATCTTTCTGATTCCCCAAGAGCCCTGTGAGCAGGGCCACGCATTGTTAACTCTTAATGCTTGACAGGATAAACAGACTGAGTAATGGGCAGCACTAAGCACAGACTGAGTGACGACCAGACCTGttctatattatatatattagatatcgtatatatatattttgtgtttGCCTGTaatagcacacaaacacattttactCTTGAGAGTTTTCTTTTGCCAAATTATCATGTCAAACATATGATTTGGGAACAGCATAATGTTTACATTCTACATGTTATGCCCATGTGATGAGAATTGTGTTCTTCAGGTTAAAGTGCTGTGTAAACACATGTAGAACATATTGGTGTGTGTACACTAAGAACAGGACATGACTACAAACTACAAACACTGAGCAAAGGTTGTAGAGAATTGGAATTTATACTAATATATTAAGAACAGTAATAAAAGGAAAGGAATAACACACGGTACAGTAACATTTAAAACGATCAAGTCCAACAGCAGAGTAACGTTCTAGTTCATTCTAGCCTACATGGAAATATGAGTAGAGAGCAGTCAGGAGGAGGGTCAAGGGCTGTACCGAGTAAAcacgccttcacacacacctccacacacacctccacacacacccaagatGCTGAGACCCGTTGAATCTCCTGTCATCCCAACTTCCAGAGCAGTTTAGTACTGACACAGAACAAGAGAAAGCAGCTTTGTCACTCCACATCTTTCACAATGGGCTGCATCCAAAGCTTCAGACATTGCTGTGACCGGCCGAAAAATACCAATGTTCGGATCAGTCTTCCAgcggtgtgttttgtgtggcaAATCGCAATGATCATCTTGTTTGGGGTGTTCGTACGTTACAACGCGgaatcagacacacactggGTGGAAGAGAAAAAATTATTAAACGTGACTGATGCTGAAAATGATTTCTATTTCAGATATCCAAGTAAGTATCCTCCTTTCATGTTCTCCTCTTTATAAAAGGATGTCATCTTTACTCAATTACACATTAATTCATTTATATGTATTATCATACTTACAAAGGCTGTTAGGAAGTTGATAAAGAAATGGAAACAAATATTTGTTGTTATCTTATTTTGGTCATAGAATAAGCGTAAGTACTTTGATACTTTGAATGCCTGTTATATATCTATATGTATATACTGTGCATTCAGACCAGTCATTTGTGGACAGGAACGTTTTCTGCTATAAAACAAGATTATAAAACTTAAGATATTTAATGACCTTTCAATGAAAACTCCCAGGTTACAATATTGGGCAGTGTTTGGGGTAGTTGTATTATGAGCAGACATGATGAGTTCAGGTTCCAGACTAGGCATGATTTTGGGGGCCGGTCCTGGCTCAGATCACAAGCTCTCCCACGAGTATTCTCATATGATGACGAGGCTCAGAGacaggcacagtgtgtgtgtcctagagGCTTCATGTTCCCTCAAGTTTCCTTCACTACCACCTTTCTACGTCAGAAGAGCAGATGTCCACTAAATGTGGTCACCTATTTAAACAATTTCTTTGTCAAATATTTCCACAGCTGTTTTGTGAAGCCGTTAATGACAGACTGTATATAGGAGTGCATAtgcgtgtgttcatgtgtcttGAGACTTTATATTGTTTTAATAACAATATGATTGTAAACCTGGCACTGTTCCAAGCCATATTGAATGtcagtgtctgtgggtgtggttgtggttgtgttcgGCTTCATTGCACACACCGGGTGTCTTTGACAAGACTATCACCAGGCCATCGCTAGAAAGGTTTTGAATGTCAAGTGATGAATCTATTTTTTTGACAGTCTGTTCTCAAGAAACAGATCAAGCTTCCAACGTATAGTATAGCGTTTCCATGGAATGTGTCACTCTACAAAGAGCATCATTTGACTCCTGTATGCCAGCACGGGGGAGCTGAACTGGGAATAGGGCCACGTTGTGTACAAAGACGTGATGTTCAAAAACACAGCCAGTGACATGCTTATACAATACTTTAGGTTATTGTCTTTCTATTGTAGGTATATCTCATATTTCACTGTGCGTTAGAAGGGGCCTTTGTTAAGTGGAATTTCCCTGACTGCTGTGGCTGCTGTACATGATAATAGTGGCTAGCTGCGGGTCTTCATTCATTTACGGTGGCATGTTCTGCCTTTGACCGATATACTGTAGTTCCATGATGAACCCTTATGGAGGCTGGGGGAATGAAAATGATGGGTCATCCTTACGGGGAAGTGTTGATCTCTTCCTCTAGACGTGTCCTCAAGAAAGTCCTACGTGACCCTCATTTTCTGAGAAATCAATCAGTGAGTGCCTTGACCTTCCCTGACAAGTTATTCTCAGTCCTTGAGTTCCAGTGTCTGTATGTGACTAGCTACAAGCAGCTGTTAGTGTAAACAGCAGATCACGCTGAGAGGCCTGTGGGGCCCCACAGTTGTGTTTGATAGTATTATTTGACAGTTATGTTTGACAGTAATATTTGACTAACATTGTACAGGTTCAGGGGCTACAACCAAGCTGTCATCAGACAGATTAACTGGAGTCTCACACCTGCAGAGGGAACATGGATGAACTGATGAATGCTTGATGCTAATCTCTACTTTGATTTCCCTCAAATTCACGAATTTTCACATTTCTCTACATGTGAATTCTTAATTTTATGTAAATTGCTGTGGGGTGTATATAGACCGGGAGGACTGTACACAACCTACAacataaaacattacattttgtttgaatatataaatatacatttgGTGAtatatcttctcctcctcctctggcctcTACAACCTTCAATGTTGATCTACATCTTCATCTAACCTCATTCTCTTTCCCCTATCCACCATcccgtcctcccctgtcctcccttcatcctcacCATTCTTGCCACCccatcctcttcccccctctctccctcctcctctccctccaggtttCCAGGATGTCCACGTGATGATCTTTGTGGGTTTTGGTTTCCTCATGACCTTCCTGAAGCGCTACAGCTTTGGCGCCGTGGGCTTCAACTTCCTGGTTGCCGCCTTCGGCATCCAGTGGGCC
Coding sequences within:
- the LOC134021331 gene encoding tubulin polyglutamylase ttll6-like; protein product: MTVQKVTYWRVKSPPYLTSKGKGGQVRRAALEVGLREVGEMEDWVIYWTDCSVSLDRIMDIKRYQKINHFPGMNEICRKDLLARNMNKMLRLFPKEYHIFPKTWCLPADYVDFQGYCRMWKHKTFICKPDNSCQGKGIYITRQPRDIDPEEHIICQSYISKPFIIDGFKFDLRLYVLVTSCDPLRIFLYNEGLMRFATSKYKLPHSNNLDDICMHLTNYAINKHNNNFDRDVESGSKRKLSSFRSWLSQHTYDPMVVWSDMEEVIIKTLITAQPTLKQNYRIGFPSQVGPSSCFEILGFDILLDFKLKPWLLEVNHSPSFATDSPLDSEVKEALLTDALTLLNLGAIDRRRVLEEDKRMVKERLLQKHQPCHKTRREQLLSSQACWMAELEKYEQEHCRGFLRIYPRDDSQKYDRFLQQSGLLYQENVASKAREECSRKMLRELQMKEELAGRTRLQGKRWSRGEARGLQGESQGERSCSQIAEKTDVALKDPAGGEMENSRLPGQIVEEEEEERLKSLELREILLRKLGVVDFIYSLLIPTPGPKKVFFPPCHRLEYRSRKQFHPVLRVMGKPSAAKVGHLQPLLRSPCWSKDHKYRQLSMRVIKLGLPAQVEQGFCKRLSGFTENWRDPGFLTGERGEHSDSTEDKQGHCLTTSRPTGPQWRVGQLSTRSTPSIEETTLPPLTPGQAKWVRGLRK
- the gdpgp1 gene encoding GDP-D-glucose phosphorylase 1, coding for MEVRESSAIRLVYSNQDFVDDVCRPNILDDKKAIPSSFDTMLKAAWSDRMRKGVFRYHLGDLQTRILPGPSRYVAQLNVKRGIERRKPEEILNIKQNYNPEQFNFNKIKPEEVIFEMTHHEQFNESELGRIMVIVNVSPLEFGHCLFIPEPSSCFPQVLTPSAIRTGIEALLLSSDPGFRVGFNSLGAFASVNHLHLHGYYLDHELQVECASVRPLIPEKGLYCLAHFPVGFLFYTEIDHLDNVVRAISQVTDYLLEGNQAHNLFFTRGCPPGDTHVGSRRGVRIVVWPRISCFGAKEESAFNVALCELAGHLPFKNKQDYDSSTEDEVKSIIQKYLIPHEEFLQLEKQLIAHLRMDLCP